In a single window of the Saccharothrix australiensis genome:
- the hisB gene encoding imidazoleglycerol-phosphate dehydratase HisB has protein sequence MSRVGKVERTTKESSVHVEVDLDGTGRVEIATGVPFYDHMLTALGVHGSLDLVVRATGDVEIDAHHTVEDVAIVLGQALREALGDKAGIRRFGDAWIPMDETLAHAAVDVSGRPYCVHVGEPAEYNTFTIGGNYPFVLNRHVFDSLAFHAGIALHVRVEYGRDPHHITEAQFKAVARALRAAVEPDPRVGGVPSTKGVL, from the coding sequence GTGAGCCGGGTCGGCAAGGTGGAGCGGACCACCAAGGAGTCGTCGGTGCACGTCGAGGTGGACCTCGACGGCACGGGCCGGGTCGAGATCGCGACCGGGGTCCCGTTCTACGACCACATGCTGACGGCGCTGGGGGTGCACGGTTCGCTGGACCTCGTCGTGCGGGCCACCGGCGACGTGGAGATCGACGCCCACCACACGGTCGAGGACGTGGCCATCGTGCTGGGCCAGGCGCTGCGGGAGGCGTTGGGGGACAAGGCGGGCATCCGCCGGTTCGGCGACGCGTGGATCCCGATGGACGAGACGCTGGCGCACGCGGCGGTGGACGTCTCCGGGCGGCCGTACTGCGTGCACGTGGGCGAGCCGGCGGAGTACAACACGTTCACCATCGGCGGCAACTACCCGTTCGTGCTCAACCGGCACGTGTTCGATTCGCTGGCGTTCCACGCCGGTATCGCGCTGCACGTGCGGGTCGAGTACGGGCGCGACCCGCACCACATCACCGAGGCCCAGTTCAAGGCGGTCGCGCGGGCGCTGCGCGCGGCGGTCGAACCCGATCCTCGGGTCGGCGGCGTGCCGTCCACCAAGGGCGTCCTGTAA
- the soxR gene encoding redox-sensitive transcriptional activator SoxR encodes MLTIGQVAERSGVPHTALRFYEERGLITSERTAGNQRRYARSVLRRLAFIRTAQRVGLSLEDVHDALATLPDNRTPTKSDWSRLSASWQTELDARIDALIRLRDRLTSCIGCGCLSLRSCFLHNFEDEQAVDGPGAPKLKPACEGGT; translated from the coding sequence ATGTTGACCATCGGTCAGGTGGCCGAGCGGAGCGGCGTGCCGCACACCGCGCTGCGATTCTACGAGGAACGGGGCCTGATCACGTCCGAGCGCACGGCGGGCAACCAGCGGCGTTACGCGCGTTCGGTGCTGCGGCGGCTGGCGTTCATCCGCACGGCGCAGCGCGTGGGGCTGAGCCTGGAGGACGTGCACGACGCCCTGGCCACGCTGCCCGACAACCGGACGCCGACCAAGTCCGACTGGAGCAGGCTGTCCGCGTCCTGGCAGACGGAGCTGGACGCGCGGATCGACGCGCTGATCCGCCTGCGCGACCGGCTGACGTCGTGCATCGGGTGCGGCTGCCTGTCGCTGCGGAGCTGCTTCCTGCACAACTTCGAGGACGAGCAGGCCGTCGACGGTCCGGGCGCGCCCAAGCTGAAGCCGGCCTGCGAGGGCGGGACCTGA
- a CDS encoding thiamine pyrophosphate-dependent enzyme, whose protein sequence is MAVVNELGFADIPALFQRMTGDEKHEWAAASTLHVLWVLYDRVLNVSPDRVDDPDRDRFLLSKGHGPMAYYAVLAAKGFLDPSTLDGWTGWDSPLGQHPDRVLVPGVEISSGSLGHGMPIGVGVALGLRLQGRSPRVVVLVGDAELDEGSNHEAIVLAGRMGLENFTVVVVDNESGTHGWPGGIAARFAVEGWETSTVDGRDQDALYEAFTAEHPGRPLAVVARISEVE, encoded by the coding sequence ATGGCAGTGGTGAACGAGCTGGGATTCGCGGACATCCCCGCGCTGTTCCAGCGGATGACCGGGGATGAGAAGCACGAGTGGGCGGCGGCGTCCACGCTGCACGTGCTGTGGGTGCTCTACGACCGGGTGCTGAACGTGTCGCCGGACCGGGTGGACGACCCGGACCGCGACCGGTTCCTGTTGTCGAAGGGGCACGGGCCGATGGCGTACTACGCGGTGCTCGCCGCGAAGGGCTTCCTCGATCCGTCCACATTGGATGGTTGGACGGGGTGGGACTCGCCGCTCGGCCAGCACCCGGACCGGGTCCTGGTGCCGGGTGTCGAGATCAGCAGCGGCTCGCTGGGGCACGGGATGCCGATCGGGGTCGGCGTGGCCCTCGGGCTGCGCCTACAGGGCCGTTCGCCGCGGGTGGTCGTGCTGGTGGGTGACGCCGAGCTGGACGAGGGCAGCAACCACGAGGCGATCGTCCTGGCGGGGCGGATGGGCCTGGAGAACTTCACCGTGGTGGTGGTGGACAACGAGTCCGGCACGCACGGGTGGCCCGGCGGCATCGCCGCGCGGTTCGCGGTGGAGGGCTGGGAAACATCCACAGTGGACGGACGGGATCAGGACGCCCTGTACGAGGCGTTCACGGCGGAGCACCCCGGTCGCCCGTTGGCCGTGGTGGCTCGGATCAGCGAGGTGGAGTGA
- a CDS encoding transketolase family protein, which yields MRQVFVETVEGVMAHNPGVAVVLAEISRDAFRPGPRVINVGIREQAMVGVGSGLALSGLRPVVHTYAPFLVERPFEQIKLDFGHQDVGGVFVSIGGSYDDPVWGRTHQAPGDVALFDTLPGWRIHVPGHADEVEPVVRAALASDDRVYIRLSLRQNAVARPVAEGFTEVRRGSAGVVVAVGPMLDPVLEATAGVDLTVLYATTVRPFDGRGLRAAVSGGRADVLLVEPYLEGTSAFRVGEALADVPHRLRSLGVRRDAELRAYGTAEDHDSAHDLDVVGIAAAVRRMFGSAAV from the coding sequence ATGCGCCAGGTGTTCGTGGAGACCGTGGAAGGCGTGATGGCCCACAACCCCGGGGTGGCCGTCGTGCTGGCGGAGATCTCCCGCGACGCTTTCCGGCCTGGGCCGCGCGTGATCAACGTCGGGATCCGCGAGCAGGCGATGGTCGGCGTCGGCAGCGGCCTGGCGCTGAGCGGGTTGCGCCCGGTGGTGCACACCTACGCGCCGTTCCTCGTCGAGCGGCCGTTCGAGCAGATCAAGCTGGACTTCGGGCACCAGGACGTCGGCGGGGTGTTCGTGAGCATCGGCGGCTCGTACGACGACCCGGTGTGGGGGCGGACCCACCAGGCGCCGGGCGACGTGGCGCTGTTCGACACGCTGCCGGGCTGGCGGATCCACGTGCCCGGCCACGCGGACGAGGTCGAGCCCGTCGTCCGCGCCGCGCTGGCCTCGGACGACCGCGTGTACATCAGGTTGTCACTGCGCCAGAACGCGGTCGCCCGCCCGGTGGCGGAGGGGTTCACCGAGGTGCGGCGCGGTTCGGCGGGTGTCGTGGTCGCGGTGGGCCCGATGCTGGACCCGGTGCTGGAGGCCACGGCGGGGGTGGACCTGACGGTGCTGTACGCGACCACCGTGCGCCCGTTCGACGGCCGGGGCCTGCGGGCCGCGGTGTCCGGGGGACGGGCCGACGTGCTGCTGGTCGAGCCGTACCTGGAGGGCACGTCGGCGTTCCGGGTGGGTGAGGCGCTGGCCGACGTCCCGCACCGGCTGCGGTCGCTGGGCGTGCGGCGGGACGCGGAGCTGCGGGCGTACGGCACGGCCGAGGACCACGACTCCGCGCACGACCTGGACGTGGTGGGCATCGCGGCGGCGGTTCGGCGGATGTTCGGTTCGGCGGCGGTGTGA